One Bradyrhizobium sp. CCGB12 genomic window carries:
- a CDS encoding ABC transporter ATP-binding protein — protein sequence MNQNDKSRPTAAHRTHSAAIEVDRLVKIYKQTRAVDDISFSIRHGSITGLLGANGAGKTTTIAMIMGLVLPTSGCVRVFGHRMPEESADVLGRMNFESPYVDMPMRLTVRQNLTIFGKLYAVKWVAERIAKLASDLDLNDFLDRPNGKLSAGQRTRVALAKALLNQPELLLLDEPTASLDPDTADWVRAHLATYRKAHNATILLASHNMLEVERLCDRLIIMKRGRIEDDDTPDAIMAGYNRTTLEEVFLDVARGRVNGITRKTVR from the coding sequence ATGAACCAGAATGACAAGAGCCGGCCTACTGCCGCGCACCGCACTCACTCCGCGGCGATCGAGGTCGACCGCCTCGTCAAGATCTACAAGCAGACCCGCGCGGTCGACGATATCTCTTTCTCGATTCGGCACGGCAGCATCACGGGCCTGCTTGGCGCCAATGGCGCAGGGAAGACCACCACGATCGCGATGATCATGGGCCTCGTGCTGCCGACATCCGGTTGCGTCCGGGTGTTCGGGCATCGGATGCCCGAAGAGAGCGCCGATGTGCTCGGGCGGATGAACTTCGAGAGCCCCTATGTCGACATGCCGATGCGGCTCACGGTACGGCAGAATCTCACCATCTTCGGCAAGCTCTATGCGGTGAAGTGGGTCGCGGAGCGCATCGCGAAGCTAGCCAGCGATCTCGATCTTAATGATTTCCTCGACCGGCCCAACGGAAAGCTCTCCGCCGGGCAGAGAACCCGTGTTGCACTCGCGAAAGCACTGCTCAACCAGCCCGAGCTGCTGCTACTGGACGAGCCGACGGCGTCGCTCGACCCTGACACGGCTGATTGGGTGCGGGCGCATCTCGCGACATACCGGAAAGCGCACAATGCGACCATCTTGCTCGCCTCGCACAACATGCTCGAGGTCGAGCGGCTCTGCGACCGTCTCATCATCATGAAGCGCGGCCGGATCGAGGACGACGACACGCCCGACGCGATCATGGCCGGCTACAACAGGACTACGCTGGAAGAGGTGTTTCTGGACGTCGCACGAGGCCGGGTGAACGGAATCACGCGGAAGACGGTGCGATGA
- a CDS encoding ABC transporter permease yields MSELAPHPGLSVHRINAMILRCWYLLMSSWPRLLELLYWPALQVITWGFIQLHIAQNVDFFARTGGTLIGAVILWDMLFRGQLGFSISFLEEMWARNLGNLMMSPLKPIEFLLALMVMSLIRLAIGVIPMTLLALFLFQFNIYSLGLPLIAFFCNLILTSWAVGIFVSGLVLRNGLGAQSIAWTLMFAIMPLACVYYPISVLPIWLQVVGWALPPTYVFEGMRVLLIDHTFRTDLMLDALAINAGLLPASLGAFLALLRSAKKHGSLLSSGE; encoded by the coding sequence ATGAGCGAGCTCGCGCCGCATCCGGGTCTGTCGGTGCATCGCATCAATGCGATGATCCTGCGTTGTTGGTATTTGCTGATGTCGTCCTGGCCGCGGCTTCTGGAGCTGCTGTACTGGCCGGCGCTCCAGGTCATAACCTGGGGTTTCATCCAGCTCCATATCGCGCAAAACGTCGATTTCTTCGCGCGGACCGGCGGCACGCTGATCGGCGCCGTCATCCTTTGGGACATGCTGTTCCGGGGCCAGCTCGGCTTCTCCATCTCGTTTCTGGAGGAGATGTGGGCGCGAAACCTCGGCAATCTCATGATGAGCCCACTCAAGCCGATCGAGTTCCTGCTCGCGCTCATGGTCATGAGCCTGATCCGGCTCGCGATCGGCGTGATCCCGATGACGCTACTCGCGCTGTTTCTGTTTCAATTCAACATCTACAGCCTCGGCCTGCCCCTGATCGCCTTCTTCTGCAACCTGATCTTGACGAGCTGGGCGGTCGGCATCTTCGTCTCCGGCCTGGTCCTGCGGAACGGGCTCGGAGCGCAAAGCATCGCTTGGACGCTCATGTTCGCGATCATGCCGCTGGCCTGCGTCTACTACCCCATCAGTGTGCTGCCGATCTGGCTGCAAGTTGTCGGCTGGGCGCTGCCGCCGACCTATGTGTTCGAGGGAATGCGGGTCCTGTTGATCGACCACACCTTCCGGACCGACCTGATGCTCGACGCGCTCGCCATAAACGCTGGTCTTCTGCCGGCGTCTCTCGGTGCATTCCTTGCACTTTTGCGAAGCGCCAAGAAGCACGGCTCGCTCTTGTCCAGCGGCGAATAG
- a CDS encoding crotonase/enoyl-CoA hydratase family protein — MVYETIKYEVVEQILTITLNRPEKLNACTVTMERELINAFERADKDNDVRAIIVTGEGRAFCAGADLSLGADTFDRDLRRGPVKRLSDGKVDYGDPKVSDSGGQITLRIFKCLKPVIAAVNGPAVGMGVTMQLAMDIRIASEAARFGFVFSQRGLVLEGASSWFLPRIVGIAQALDWCYSGRVFPAHEALAGRLVSKVVPPDQLLRTARALAREIAEKTAPVSIALIRQMMWRMLGADDPMEAQKIESRGMYTRGRSADAKEGVAAFLEKRSPVFKSKVPADMPDYFPWWKEREYK, encoded by the coding sequence ATGGTTTACGAAACCATCAAATATGAGGTCGTCGAGCAGATCCTCACCATAACCTTGAACCGGCCGGAGAAGCTCAATGCGTGCACCGTAACGATGGAGCGCGAACTCATAAACGCCTTCGAGCGCGCCGACAAGGATAATGACGTTCGCGCCATTATCGTGACCGGCGAAGGCCGCGCTTTCTGCGCTGGAGCCGATCTCTCCCTGGGCGCCGACACATTTGACCGCGACCTGCGGCGCGGGCCGGTGAAGCGGCTATCCGATGGCAAAGTAGATTACGGCGACCCGAAGGTCAGTGACAGCGGGGGGCAGATCACGTTGCGGATCTTCAAATGCCTCAAACCCGTAATTGCCGCTGTGAACGGCCCTGCCGTCGGCATGGGCGTGACCATGCAGCTAGCGATGGATATCCGCATTGCGTCTGAGGCTGCACGCTTCGGTTTTGTATTCTCGCAGCGTGGGCTGGTATTGGAAGGGGCCTCGAGCTGGTTCCTGCCGCGCATCGTTGGGATCGCGCAGGCACTGGATTGGTGTTACAGCGGACGAGTATTTCCGGCGCACGAAGCGCTCGCCGGCCGCTTGGTCAGCAAGGTTGTGCCGCCGGATCAACTGCTGCGCACGGCGCGTGCTTTGGCGCGCGAGATCGCCGAAAAGACGGCGCCCGTATCGATCGCGCTGATCCGGCAGATGATGTGGCGGATGCTCGGCGCTGACGATCCGATGGAAGCCCAGAAGATCGAAAGCCGTGGTATGTATACGCGCGGCCGTTCCGCCGATGCTAAGGAAGGTGTGGCGGCGTTCCTGGAGAAGCGATCCCCGGTATTCAAAAGCAAAGTGCCGGCTGACATGCCGGATTACTTTCCGTGGTGGAAAGAGAGAGAGTACAAATAG
- the ectB gene encoding diaminobutyrate--2-oxoglutarate transaminase: MGGAIRGSRKMQAFQGLESNVRSYSRSFPVIFSRARGSIMLTEDGHKVIDFLSGAGTLNYGHNNHEIKAAIIDYLASDAVVHGLDMATPAKLEFMETFRSIILRDRGLEYRFQFTGPTGANAIEAALKLARKVTGRQAIISFTRGYHGMSLGAIAASGNRFYRSASGVSLSGATFMPYDGYLGPTVDTADYLRKALMDESSGTDRPAAILVETVQGEGGINIASKQWLQSVQKIANSVGALFIVDDIQMGCGRTGEFFSFEFAALSPDIVVLSKSLSGYGLPLSMLLIKEQLDAWRPGEHTGTFRGNNLALVSATAAINLYWRCSTFSQGVHHMGKLIRCRLEGIASKYANGMTVRGRGMAFGFDCRAPEIAATAARKAFEKGLIVERCGPGDEVVKVLPALTIDLETLNQGLEILEESLTETVEQIRPH; the protein is encoded by the coding sequence ATGGGTGGCGCGATTCGTGGATCACGTAAGATGCAGGCTTTCCAAGGCCTCGAATCGAACGTCCGTTCCTACTCACGTTCCTTTCCGGTGATTTTCAGTCGAGCGCGTGGTTCTATTATGCTAACTGAGGATGGTCATAAGGTTATCGACTTCCTCTCTGGTGCGGGAACTCTGAACTACGGCCACAACAATCACGAGATCAAAGCTGCTATTATTGACTACCTAGCGTCGGACGCAGTAGTTCATGGGCTTGACATGGCCACTCCTGCGAAGCTCGAATTTATGGAGACCTTTAGGTCCATCATACTTCGCGACCGGGGACTGGAATACCGTTTCCAATTCACAGGACCAACTGGCGCGAATGCTATCGAGGCAGCGTTAAAACTCGCGCGCAAGGTCACGGGACGTCAAGCTATCATCTCGTTCACGCGTGGATATCACGGCATGAGTTTGGGAGCGATTGCAGCGAGCGGCAATCGGTTCTATCGCTCAGCCAGCGGCGTTTCTTTGTCGGGTGCAACTTTTATGCCGTATGATGGCTATCTTGGCCCAACTGTAGACACGGCCGATTACCTGCGAAAGGCATTAATGGACGAGAGCAGCGGCACAGATCGTCCAGCAGCGATTCTTGTCGAAACCGTGCAGGGAGAAGGAGGGATAAACATCGCCAGCAAGCAATGGTTGCAATCAGTTCAGAAGATAGCAAACAGTGTTGGCGCCCTTTTCATAGTCGACGATATCCAGATGGGCTGTGGTCGCACTGGCGAATTTTTTAGTTTCGAGTTCGCTGCCTTATCTCCAGATATCGTTGTACTATCGAAATCCCTAAGTGGGTACGGTCTGCCCTTATCAATGTTGTTGATCAAGGAGCAGCTCGACGCGTGGCGTCCAGGCGAGCACACGGGCACGTTTCGCGGGAACAATCTTGCGCTTGTCTCTGCGACGGCGGCTATAAATCTTTATTGGCGCTGCTCGACTTTCTCGCAAGGGGTGCACCACATGGGCAAACTTATACGGTGCCGACTAGAGGGCATTGCGTCTAAATATGCGAACGGTATGACTGTTCGGGGGAGGGGCATGGCGTTTGGCTTTGATTGCCGAGCACCCGAAATCGCGGCGACTGCCGCTCGCAAGGCATTCGAGAAGGGATTGATTGTCGAACGATGCGGACCAGGTGATGAGGTCGTGAAAGTTCTGCCTGCACTCACTATCGACCTTGAGACGCTGAATCAGGGCCTTGAGATACTCGAGGAGTCTTTGACCGAAACTGTGGAACAAATCAGGCCGCACTGA
- a CDS encoding LLM class flavin-dependent oxidoreductase gives MRRSGEMTLGLFLVQAGYNEAAWRDPSVPVNGGVDIEHYTNLAALAESAAFHFVFLPDSPSVVEQDLTSLARVSRNDGFEPITLLSALSSRTQHVGLVGTATTTYQQPYNLARMFASLDHLSRGRSAWNIVTSGNKFEAPNFGDEQLPDHDTRYIRAREFVKVVKGLWDTWEDDAFVRDKQSGIFADIRKLHRLNHRGNYLSVRGPLNIARPPQGYPVLVQAGASDAGIAFAAEFAEVVFTATPSLEHGKQYYTTLKEKARACGREEDHVLVMPGIVPIVGRTKKEASEKLQRLQSYTHIDVLIAEADRWLGLVTDLRSLDLDSLVPQTLPQTNFIQSRQKLLLDLAARQKFTWRQLIRLVSDSRGHLFVVGTPDEIADVMVDTFDQRAADGFNLLPVTVPGELKDFVELVVPELRRRGKFRSRYSGQTLRENLGLMRPPNQFA, from the coding sequence ATGCGGCGCAGTGGTGAAATGACACTCGGACTATTCCTCGTTCAGGCGGGATATAATGAAGCCGCATGGCGTGATCCGAGCGTTCCGGTGAATGGCGGAGTTGATATTGAGCATTATACCAATCTTGCAGCACTGGCCGAAAGTGCAGCGTTTCACTTCGTATTTCTCCCCGATAGCCCAAGCGTGGTAGAACAAGATCTCACCAGCTTAGCCCGTGTAAGCCGAAACGATGGATTCGAGCCGATCACGCTTTTGTCGGCGCTTTCATCGAGAACACAACATGTCGGCCTTGTCGGAACAGCAACAACGACATATCAGCAGCCTTACAATCTTGCACGCATGTTCGCATCACTTGATCACCTATCACGGGGGCGATCGGCCTGGAACATTGTCACCTCGGGAAATAAGTTCGAAGCCCCAAATTTCGGCGACGAGCAACTTCCAGACCATGACACGCGCTATATTCGCGCGAGGGAGTTCGTTAAGGTCGTGAAGGGTCTTTGGGACACGTGGGAAGATGACGCTTTCGTTCGTGACAAGCAAAGTGGGATCTTCGCCGACATTAGGAAGCTGCATCGGCTTAACCACCGGGGGAACTACCTATCAGTCAGAGGCCCGCTGAACATTGCAAGGCCGCCGCAAGGGTATCCAGTGTTGGTTCAGGCCGGCGCATCCGATGCCGGAATAGCCTTCGCCGCAGAATTCGCCGAGGTCGTGTTCACCGCCACACCTTCATTAGAGCACGGTAAGCAATACTACACAACTCTCAAAGAGAAAGCGCGCGCATGTGGGCGGGAGGAAGATCATGTGCTGGTAATGCCGGGCATTGTTCCGATAGTTGGAAGGACCAAAAAGGAAGCATCTGAGAAGCTTCAAAGATTACAATCCTATACGCACATCGACGTTTTAATTGCGGAAGCCGATCGTTGGCTGGGGCTTGTCACCGACTTGCGCTCATTAGATCTCGACTCATTGGTACCCCAGACTTTACCGCAAACGAATTTTATCCAGAGTCGTCAGAAGCTGCTGCTCGACTTGGCCGCACGCCAGAAGTTCACCTGGAGACAACTGATCCGCTTGGTGTCGGACAGCCGCGGTCATCTATTCGTCGTTGGAACACCCGACGAAATTGCCGACGTCATGGTGGATACATTTGATCAACGCGCAGCTGACGGGTTCAACCTACTGCCAGTGACCGTTCCCGGCGAACTCAAGGATTTCGTTGAACTCGTTGTGCCCGAATTGCGCCGACGGGGCAAATTCAGATCGAGATATTCCGGGCAGACACTAAGGGAAAACCTTGGACTTATGCGGCCACCGAACCAGTTCGCGTAA